The Paenibacillus sp. G2S3 region CAGACTGCTGTGGAGCAACAGACTCTCGGTTAGCCTCTTGGATCGAGAGGTATACCTCTTTACGAAAAATATCAACATGCTTGGGTGCAGAAATACCAACCTTTACTATGTCACCATCCACGCTTAAGATTGTCAGCTCGATCTGATCTTGGATGACAATGGACTCTCCTTTTTTGCGGGAAAGTACGAGCATATCATCCACCATCCTTTCCATCAATAACCGGCTGCTCTTGCAGTAGGCTATGCTTCGTATGATAAGGTGTCTTATGCAGCACGATTTGTTTGCCAGTATGTCCTACAGGATTCAATACAATAGGAGCAAGAAGATTAATCGTGGACTGCTCGGTTTGTTCCTTCAGCGTAATAACACAACGAACGATAACCTCATTGTCTATACCTAGTTCTTCAGCTTCATCATCCGGTAACTCAAACTCATAGGACGGATAAAAAACAAATGGATCACCTAGCAGAAAAGATAATCCTTTACTTTTAATTGACTGTAGATACCAAAAAGGTGTCTCATCCATCGTGATCAAAGCAAAGTCTGTTTCTTCATCAAAGCCGGGTAATCCTTTGGGGAAATGATACAATTGCTCTTCATCTAATTCCAGTTTGCCCCAAGATAGCGTTTCTATAATCATTTTATTCACTCCTCAAAAGTTTCGCAGCGCAAAACTAACCATTAACGAAATCCTAATACATTTTATAAAGCACAAAAGCTATAGAGGCGCTTTCTGGCACATCTATAGCTTAAAAAGCTATAATTGAACATTCAATTCTGGTGGAATAAACTGAATCGAAGCGTATTGCTGCATATAAACCTTAAACTTGCCACGGGTATATTCAATCTCCGGATTATGTCTCTCGACCTGAATATCCACTACTGCAGCTCGAAAATGAATTTGTGGGGCTCTCGTTTCAAAGTGAATATCCACATTATCATACGATGCTGGACCACAGGTCTCCGGAAAGGATTGTGGTTCGGTGTCTACTCCGTATACTTCTGCTATCGTATTGCCAGGTCTAAAAAACTGTGCCATCCGATTCCCTTGCTCGACCTTTCTGGCAATTCCCTGAAGATATAACTGTTGAATACCAGAATAAATCCGTTTGTTCATATCCATCATTTTTCCTCCGTTAAAAGCCTCCCAAACACGGGACTGATCAATAGTAAGCTCAGGTCTATTGGATTGAACCGTTAATTCACCCGGAGTGGTCGTTATATTAACCTCAGCTTTAGGCTGAGTGATTGAATATGTGCCCGGATCAGCATCAATACCAATCACAGCAGGCGTCTGACGGATTTGCAATATCGGCTGAAGCAACGGGAACCACCTCCGTTATCTTATAAAATCCACGAGAGTTGTGGAAATAATCTTTGCACCCACAGATAAGGAGGCATTATAGATATTTTCTTGAATCTTCGAATTCATAATCAAACCTTCGTAATCGGCATCTTCTGTCTTGGCTTGAAGATCCGTTAAGTTTACATTCAAATCACTAAGTCGATCTTGCATCAATTCAACACGATTAGTTTTAGCCCCTATTTCAGAGCGGGCCGTCAGAATTTTTTCCACCCTTGTATCAATTGAAGCGAGCTGCGCCGATATTCCTGAGGAATCTCCGGACTTCAAAGCACTTGATAATTGATTAATGATCGCAAACAAATTATCTGCATCGCCGGTATTACCGAATACGTCATTACCAGTTGTACTGATTGGCATACGTACACCTTCACCTACAATAAACTGAATCTGCCCGTTATCCGTAGTAATCGGCTTAGATACATCATATGTACCATCTGCACCTTTAGAAAAATCATAAGGTTTGCTAGTGTATTGCTCACCATTAAAAATATATTTCCCGTTCAGTGTACTATTAGCGATATCGACAAGCTGCTCTTTAAGCTGCATCAATTCTTCATTAATACTATCGAGCGCAGATTGTGGATTAGTCCCTGTCGCAGCCTGTACGGATAGTTCACGAATCTTCTGTACAACATCTCCGGCCTGCCCTAGAACTGTATCATTATAATCCAGCCATGAAAGAGCGCTATCTACATTCTTTGTATATTGCTCGTTAGATGAAAGCTCCGCACGATAGCGAAGGGAATACGTAATCCCAACCGGATCATCGGAAGGCTTGTTAATTTTTCGTCCGCTTGAAAGCTGTAACTGTGTGTCGTTCATCGTACGAGCATTACGGTTTAGGTTAAGCAGAAGCTGTGAATTCATCATGTTAGAGGTTACTCTCAACATACGCTATATCTCCTTTTATCTGCCGACTGTGCCGGTGGAATTAATCAATTTGTCGAGCAGTTCATCAAAAGTAGTCATAAAACGCGCAGCAGCACTATAAGCATGCTGGAACACGAGCATATTCGACATTTCTTCATCCAGTGAAACACCACTGACTGATTGACGACGGGAGTTAACCTGCTCTACCAGATAATCTGAGTTATCAGTTTGACGCGCTGCCTCCTGCGATTGAATACCGAGCTGACCAACCATAGAGCCTAGAAGCCCACCCACAGTATTGCTAACTTTACCGTCTGGCGTAGTGAATTTACTATCCTTGAGGTTCGTCAATAAAAGAGCCAAGGTGTTATTTCCTTTAACAACCTGCGTTTTACCATCAGCATCAACAGTTGTACGCAGTGAGGTTGCGAATAAACTTACATCCGCAGCAATTTCCGGATTCAACTTGATCGTTCCAGCATCACCAGAGGTTACAAAGAAATCACGACCAGCGCTTCCATCCATCGCATAACCTAACTTGTGAAGTCCGTTCAAGCCTTTGACAATGGTCTTAGCGTCCTCATACATCGTTGCTCCCTTAGGCATTGCTTGACCAGCGGCCAAAGTAACTACGGTTCCATCCGCTTGCTTAATCTTGGCATCATTAGTTAACACGGTACCTTCAGGAAGATTGGAACCAGCCGGTATTGTAATTTCAACGTCACCAGTAGCAATCGTACTAGCCATATCGTTGAGTTGTTTCTTGTAGTCGGTAACATAAGTATTTTTGGAGAAAATCATTCCGTAAGCTTCGCCGCCCTTCAAAGTGCCAGCGGCATAAGCATTATTAAGAAATGCACTATCTACGTTTGCAGTAACTTCTCCGCCCTCTACCAGTGGCTGTCCACCCAGAGAAACGTTATAACCAGCTTCCGTTTCCACAACGGTAATATTAGCAATTTTGGATAGCTTGTCCGCCATCAGATCGCGTTGATCGCGTAAATCATTCGCCTGATCGCCCATACCCTCAATCTTATAAATCGATTTATTCAGATCTGCGATAGCGGTCAGGTAGCCCTGAGCCTCTTTTGCTTTAACGTCAATATTAGTAGTTAGATCCCGATCAAGATTATCTAATTGCGTGCTCATATAATTCATGGCATCGGTCAAAGATTGTGCAGTTTGCACTACAATCTTACGAGCAGTAGGATCCTCAGGGTTTTTACTAAGGTCAGACCATGATTTCCAGAAGTTGTCCAGCACCGTACGAATACCTGTATCCGATGGTTCATTAACAATCGCTTCTAGTTTAGAGAGGGTATCTGCTTGAAGCTTCCAGTTCCCAAATGCAGAATTCTCACCACGGTACTGATCATCCAGAAACATTTCCCGAATCCGATCGATAGATGAGAATTCCACCCCTGTGCCCATTTGACCGGGAACGGTAGATTTATTAAATCCGTACGCTTCAATAGGTAAAGCAGCCTTCATATTTACACGTTGACGAGTATAACCCTCGGTATTCGCATTTGCGATATTGTGTCCAGTCGTATTAAGAGCTGCGGTCTGAGTAAAAAGGCTGCGTCTCGCCGTCTCTATCGAGTGAAATGTGGATGTCATGCTGCTTACTCCTCCTTATGTTCTGCTCTGAGAGAACACTTCATCAGTACAATTCTAGCCTCGTGCATCAAAAATCCCCGACCGATTCACGCCATTGCCTTTGTCGGACGGACGATGATATGTGATATCCTGATTCGGTCTTCCGACCAGCAGATCCAAAGAATAATCTATAAAAGTAAGCGACTGTTCTATCAGCTTCTGATTAAGCTCATTTGCTTCTTTCAAGCGGTACAAAGTGCCAGAAAGCTTCTGCTGAATATGCAGCAGTCGTGCCTTGTCTTCAGGGTCAAATATAAGTCTGGACAGCTCAGTTAGGTTCAGGTTCAGGTTGGAACGAATACCTACGCCTTGCAAAACGGTATATGCTGCCGCGATTCGCTGTTCCTCGAGCTGTCCAATTAGTTTCATTAGCTTGGACTCACGGTTCAGGATGTCGATTAATGCATCCACCTTGTTGTCCATAATCGTCTGTTTTTTCTCAGCGGCCAGCTCTAGCATTTGGTTATGCACTTCGTCCAGCCGCTCCAATAGTTCTATTAATGTCGTCAATGCCATGGATGGTTTCACCTAATTCTCGGAGGATTGCTTAAAGTAAGGGGCGAGTTTCTCTGCTAGCTTAGCTGCATCTACTTGATAGGTACCTGCGGAGACCTGTTGCTTCAAACTGTCGATCTTAAGTGCACGTTCAGCATCATTACCAGAATTCTGTGCTTGCAAGAGCTGAATTGCTTCATCAGAGATCGAAACCTCATCCTTGCGTGAACTTTTCTTCATTTGTTCCTGCCTTTGCGCATCCGCGCTGCGTTGATACGGATTAATCGCGTTAATTCGTCCGGTCTCGTTAATTTTCATAACTTCACCTTCCTTCTAATATAAAAAAGCCGATAATCTTTACTAAGTTTATCGGCGTAGACTGAAACATACTTTATAGCTGCAAACGTTTTTTTGCAGATTTTATAGGCCACGCAATTTGTCTATGGCACGATATGCACCGTCTGTTGTCTTTTTAGTAGTATCCTCAGCAGCACTTTCCTTTGCAGCATTGGTGAGATCCTTCCTGAGCCGAGTACGGCAGGTATCACACATATGCCCATCGCGAATCAGCGTTCCACACACCTCGCAGGGATACATCATATTAGGAGCATTTGCTATAGATATCCGGCCCTCTCGAATAAAGCGGGTGATCTCCTTAATCGAAATTCCCGTAGCATCGGACAGCTCTTGAATGTTGGTTCCTTTGTTTTCCCGCAAATAATCTACGCAGATCTCATAATCATGCTCCAGCTCTTTGATGCAGGGCTGGCACAACCCCATAAGATTCTTAACAAACAACCGGCCGCACCTTGGACAATTGTCTAGATTCATAACAAGCAGCCGCTCCTCTCCGTACATTCTGTACAACGCATAATATCCTTATGCTCCTAGATTACATGATTGCAAAGAATTCGTCTATGGGACGGAAGAAACGCTATTACGGGCATGGATCTCTTCAAAAAGTGAATGGACTGTTCACAATCATGCATTTCGCTCTCCTTAGGAACGTGCCCAAGTTAGGCTATACAGCTCTACCGCATAACCATAATTTGAACCCATTTGTTGTATGATCTCAGCGCACGCACGAATGGTACTGCCCGTTGTATAAATATCATCAACAATAATAATCCGAAGAGGACGAATTAGAGATACCTCACTATTCATCCAATCCGCAAATTGTGTTGTTACTGCCGGATTCTCCGCAAAAGCGTGCTTCATATCCGCTAGTCGTTCCGCTCGGCTCTTAAAGCTCTGTTTTCCCGTATGATGTGTGCGGATCAGCAGCGGAAGCTGTGGAATCTTCCTACATCTAGATAGCACATCAGCCAATCTTTCCGCTTGATTAAATCCTCGCTCCATTAGCCGGGAATCACTGACAGGCACTGGCACTAACAAATCAGCAGACCAAGAACGATAGATGATGAATGGTTTTCGGGATAAAAGAGCGCTCTGCTTCTCTTTTTTTAGGGTTAGATAGGCTCTATCCAGCATGAGGCCTAGTAAAGGGGCATACCGTTCATTCCCGCGATATTTATACTGACCCAACCATTCTCGCATAACACTAGTGTAAGCCACTGCACTTCGATTACAAATAATCGGTGACGGTTCACTACTGCGGGTACAGTCAGGACAGCCCACATGCCGACCACATTTCATGCAACGAGGGGAACGTATCCAAGGAATGGATTCTACGCATATTCTGCAAACTCCAGGAAATTGTGAAGATCCAGGATTACGCTTGCCGCAGGTTAAGCATGGAGTTACGGAAGGGGACAAGAGTGCCCGAGATTTGGTTAACCATGAGAACAGGGAGCTCATCTCGGCGCCTCCTTGCTAATGTATCCTTTACGGCGAGCGATGATGTTCATAGTACGGATCTGGGAGATCGCTCCTCGCTGTGATCGGGTCCACTGGGGAGAGGCAAATAGAACACGCCCAGCAGGATCATCCTTAGATCGCCCGGCACGTCCAGCCATCTGAACCAAGGAGGCTTCGTCAAAAAGATTGCTATCCGCATCCAAAATAAATACATCGCTGCGTGGGACTGTAACTCCTCGTTCCAGAATCGTAGTCGTTACTAATAGGGAGATAGCCCGGTCGCGAAAAGCAGTTACCTTCTCTGCCCGGAAGGAATCTTTGGAGGAAGTACCCTCGATAACTACGCCTGGAAAGCTCCGACGAAGCAGAACCAGTAATCCTTCAATATGTGCAATACGCGACACAAAACAAAAGATTTGCGCCTCGCGCTCGAGCGACCTACGAAGCGTATGTATGAGAGATCTAGGTATATTTCCACGCTTTAGGCATGTTTGAATGGATGTCATGGTCAGATGCTGCGGCACAGGCAAGGGATGACCATGGAAGCGGACAGGTACTCTTGCATGTGAAAGTCTACCTGAGCGTACCAACCGCTGCATTTCTTGCGGTGGTGTGGCTGATAAGTAGATAAAAGAGCCATCTACCTTACAGGCTTGCTCTGCGGCATAAGCCAACATAGGATCATTGTGGTAGGGAAATGCGTCCAGCTCGTCAATGATTACGAGATCAAAGCCTCGATGGAAGCGCAGCAGCTGATGGGTGGTCGCGAGCGTTAAGCGACCACTCACCCAGCGTTCTGCGCTGCCGCCATAAAGCACGGCGAGAGTCTCCGCCGGGAAAGCTTTTGCTAGCCGCGGAGCGAGCTCGAGTACGACGTCGCGGCGCGGCGTTGCTACGAGCGCCCGCCCACCGGCGGCGAGCACGGCCTCTAGGAGCGGGAAGATCATCTCTGTCTTCCCGGCTCCCGTTACTGCCCAGAGCAGAAACCGCTCTGGGTATGAATTGGCGGAGCGCTCACGCCGCTCCGCCAGAAAACCCAGCGCAGCGCCAGCGGCTCCCGCCTGCGCTGGCTTAACCCCCACCGGCCTGCGGCCGCGGTGGGATCAAGGGCGGCCGTGCATCGCACGGCCGGAAGCGCTGCGCTGCGCAGCAGCAGCGCGTAAGCCCGGCTGCGCCCAATTGCGAGGCAGGCCTCGCAATAGGCGCAGCCCATAAGGCCGCACGTGGCGCATGCCGTGCGGCCGGTGGGAGCGCTGCCGCAGCGCAGGCAGCGCGAAACCGCGCGGCGGGCGACAGCGCCGCGCAACAACAAGTGCGGCAGCTTAGCCGCCGCACGCGCCAGAGCGCCAGCACCAGCAGGGAGCTGGCGGGCCCTTGCCCCGTGCGCAGCCGGGGCATCACAACCTATGGCGGCTGTCAACTCCAGCCGCCCCTGTAGATACGCCAGTTGTGCCGCCTGGCGCCAACGACCTGTCAGCTCTGGCAACCTCTCTGCCAGCAGCGTTTCTATTTCCGGCTGCAGTAAAGAGCGGCCGGCCACAGCCCACGATAGTTGTTCTGCCTCCGATTCCAGTAAAGCATAATCGAGATCATTCCCTCTACTGTAACTTCTGCAATCATTGTTCTTCTTACCCTGTTCTATCATCCAACCTGATTCATAAGCCCGCCATAGCGACACCCTCTCACTAAGCCACTCTTCCTCGCCTTTTCCTCCTGCTCCCCTCTCCTCCTTCAACTCAGGCTCGAGGACCCCACTCATATATTGTCTCCACTCTTTAGCCCCCCAGTTCCTCATCCCATCTCTTTGTTTAAAACAATCGCGCAGCTTCACCGCCCACCCCAGCGGCAGCGCAGGAGATAATAAAACCAGCTTGTCCTCCGTTACTAAGCCTCTACCTTGACTCTCCAGCCCAGCGCCAGACCACCACCATCTATCTACTGTAAGATCTAAAGAAATCCAAACACTCCAGATCCCCCTACATTCCAAGGCATATACAGCAGCTCGCATAAAATCGGCCTCCTTAAGTCTCACCATTAATCACTCTTGCCCACACCACTTTCCCAGCCTCTAACGCAAAAAGCACACTCCTCCATTTCTTGGAGAGTGTGCTTCACCCGTTACTCACATATTCACTTAAGATCTGTCGCGCTTTGATTCGCATCCCCTACTTCCTGCCATCCCCATAAAAGGCAACGAAACAGACTGCCCTGACAACCGCAAGTCTACCACAATCCCTTGTTGCCCCAACTCTTCTTCACTCACCTGAAAGGTGTACATAGATGTTGCAAGATCGATAGAGCAGCCACTATCGGCCAGCCTGGAAACAATTCCAAGGGTTCCATCGCTCGAGCCATCATCCATGAACGTTACTCGAAATCGTTTTCCGGTTAAAAAAGCTTGAAATGTCAGCGCCCGAATGTACCATTCCACAACAGATGCATGATTGCGGGTAATCAAAATATAATGAATCCATTTCACGGACTGCGGTGTCTGCCGCACCTTCTGCCGATTATGCAGCATATGAATAATCACTGCAGCGGATACATAAACAGCCGCAATCCATATCAACTGGGCTACCATGGAGATGCACCTCCTCTGTATACCAACACTATATGCCGGCTTTAAAAGGTCGGTGACTGCCCAGCGTTCCTATCAAGCATAAACGCCTTCGGCGTCCTTGTAAGGACGGTAAGCGTTTAAGCGAGAAATATAAGACATAAAGTATGGTGTAAAACTTATACTTTCTTATATTTTAAAGAAACAAGCTGAGCTCTCCTTGATTTCATTCCTATATGTACCGTAAATCTGTAAAAATTTTTATAAAGTAACCCAACCATACTTGATCGAGTTGATTACTGCTTGCGTACGATCATCCACTTCCATTTTTTGCAAAATACTGCTAACATGGTTTTTGACCGTTTTTTCACTAATAAATAAATACTCACCGATCATTTTGTTACTCTTACCTTCCGCCATTAGCCGTAGTACTTCTGCTTCACGACGTGTTAGAGGATTGTTATCACCAGCTACAAATTTAACACCAGCTTCTTTCACTACTGTATCCGCAGCTACTCCAGTCTCATTAAGATAAGTCATACGCCGCAATTGATTGATTAGCTTTCCGGTAACCTTTGGATGGATAAATGCGTGTCCCTCACAGACCGAACGGATCGCATTAATAAGAGATTCAGCCTCCATATCCTTCAATAAATAACCATTGGCACCCTTACGAAGGGTTTCAAACACATAACTCTCATCATCATGAATCGATAAAATAATAACCTTAACCTCCGGGAACATTTCCCGCAGCTTTTGAGTGGCCTCCACGCCATTCTCAATAGGCATATTAATATCCATAAGTACGATGTCTGGCTTAGTTCCGTTACAGAACTCTAATACTTGGATACCGTCACCACATTCACCGATGACTTCGATATCCTCCTCCATATTCAAAATACGTTTCAGCCCTTCACGAAAAAGCTGATGATCATCCGCCAAAAGAACTTTAATGGGCGTTTTAGTAGAGTTTAAGTTCTCCATCACATTACTCCTTCCCTTTCTCCACGTTCGTCGGAATGTGGATCACGATTGTTGTCCCCTGATTCTCGGCTGAAATGATTTCCATTCTACCTTCAAGCAGCTCTACACGTTCCCGCAT contains the following coding sequences:
- the csrA gene encoding carbon storage regulator CsrA, producing the protein MLVLSRKKGESIVIQDQIELTILSVDGDIVKVGISAPKHVDIFRKEVYLSIQEANRESVAPQQSDLNTLIHLLSGVNKKE
- a CDS encoding flagellar assembly protein FliW, with amino-acid sequence MIIETLSWGKLELDEEQLYHFPKGLPGFDEETDFALITMDETPFWYLQSIKSKGLSFLLGDPFVFYPSYEFELPDDEAEELGIDNEVIVRCVITLKEQTEQSTINLLAPIVLNPVGHTGKQIVLHKTPYHTKHSLLQEQPVIDGKDGG
- a CDS encoding DUF6470 family protein, which gives rise to MLQPILQIRQTPAVIGIDADPGTYSITQPKAEVNITTTPGELTVQSNRPELTIDQSRVWEAFNGGKMMDMNKRIYSGIQQLYLQGIARKVEQGNRMAQFFRPGNTIAEVYGVDTEPQSFPETCGPASYDNVDIHFETRAPQIHFRAAVVDIQVERHNPEIEYTRGKFKVYMQQYASIQFIPPELNVQL
- the flgL gene encoding flagellar hook-associated protein FlgL, with amino-acid sequence MLRVTSNMMNSQLLLNLNRNARTMNDTQLQLSSGRKINKPSDDPVGITYSLRYRAELSSNEQYTKNVDSALSWLDYNDTVLGQAGDVVQKIRELSVQAATGTNPQSALDSINEELMQLKEQLVDIANSTLNGKYIFNGEQYTSKPYDFSKGADGTYDVSKPITTDNGQIQFIVGEGVRMPISTTGNDVFGNTGDADNLFAIINQLSSALKSGDSSGISAQLASIDTRVEKILTARSEIGAKTNRVELMQDRLSDLNVNLTDLQAKTEDADYEGLIMNSKIQENIYNASLSVGAKIISTTLVDFIR
- the flgK gene encoding flagellar hook-associated protein FlgK encodes the protein MTSTFHSIETARRSLFTQTAALNTTGHNIANANTEGYTRQRVNMKAALPIEAYGFNKSTVPGQMGTGVEFSSIDRIREMFLDDQYRGENSAFGNWKLQADTLSKLEAIVNEPSDTGIRTVLDNFWKSWSDLSKNPEDPTARKIVVQTAQSLTDAMNYMSTQLDNLDRDLTTNIDVKAKEAQGYLTAIADLNKSIYKIEGMGDQANDLRDQRDLMADKLSKIANITVVETEAGYNVSLGGQPLVEGGEVTANVDSAFLNNAYAAGTLKGGEAYGMIFSKNTYVTDYKKQLNDMASTIATGDVEITIPAGSNLPEGTVLTNDAKIKQADGTVVTLAAGQAMPKGATMYEDAKTIVKGLNGLHKLGYAMDGSAGRDFFVTSGDAGTIKLNPEIAADVSLFATSLRTTVDADGKTQVVKGNNTLALLLTNLKDSKFTTPDGKVSNTVGGLLGSMVGQLGIQSQEAARQTDNSDYLVEQVNSRRQSVSGVSLDEEMSNMLVFQHAYSAAARFMTTFDELLDKLINSTGTVGR
- a CDS encoding flagellar protein FlgN translates to MALTTLIELLERLDEVHNQMLELAAEKKQTIMDNKVDALIDILNRESKLMKLIGQLEEQRIAAAYTVLQGVGIRSNLNLNLTELSRLIFDPEDKARLLHIQQKLSGTLYRLKEANELNQKLIEQSLTFIDYSLDLLVGRPNQDITYHRPSDKGNGVNRSGIFDARG
- the flgM gene encoding flagellar biosynthesis anti-sigma factor FlgM, with amino-acid sequence MKINETGRINAINPYQRSADAQRQEQMKKSSRKDEVSISDEAIQLLQAQNSGNDAERALKIDSLKQQVSAGTYQVDAAKLAEKLAPYFKQSSEN
- a CDS encoding TIGR03826 family flagellar region protein, which translates into the protein MNLDNCPRCGRLFVKNLMGLCQPCIKELEHDYEICVDYLRENKGTNIQELSDATGISIKEITRFIREGRISIANAPNMMYPCEVCGTLIRDGHMCDTCRTRLRKDLTNAAKESAAEDTTKKTTDGAYRAIDKLRGL
- a CDS encoding ComF family protein, which translates into the protein MSSLFSWLTKSRALLSPSVTPCLTCGKRNPGSSQFPGVCRICVESIPWIRSPRCMKCGRHVGCPDCTRSSEPSPIICNRSAVAYTSVMREWLGQYKYRGNERYAPLLGLMLDRAYLTLKKEKQSALLSRKPFIIYRSWSADLLVPVPVSDSRLMERGFNQAERLADVLSRCRKIPQLPLLIRTHHTGKQSFKSRAERLADMKHAFAENPAVTTQFADWMNSEVSLIRPLRIIIVDDIYTTGSTIRACAEIIQQMGSNYGYAVELYSLTWARS
- a CDS encoding helicase-related protein, with the translated sequence MGVKPAQAGAAGAALGFLAERRERSANSYPERFLLWAVTGAGKTEMIFPLLEAVLAAGGRALVATPRRDVVLELAPRLAKAFPAETLAVLYGGSAERWVSGRLTLATTHQLLRFHRGFDLVIIDELDAFPYHNDPMLAYAAEQACKVDGSFIYLSATPPQEMQRLVRSGRLSHARVPVRFHGHPLPVPQHLTMTSIQTCLKRGNIPRSLIHTLRRSLEREAQIFCFVSRIAHIEGLLVLLRRSFPGVVIEGTSSKDSFRAEKVTAFRDRAISLLVTTTILERGVTVPRSDVFILDADSNLFDEASLVQMAGRAGRSKDDPAGRVLFASPQWTRSQRGAISQIRTMNIIARRKGYISKEAPR
- a CDS encoding glycosyltransferase family A protein, which encodes MVAQLIWIAAVYVSAAVIIHMLHNRQKVRQTPQSVKWIHYILITRNHASVVEWYIRALTFQAFLTGKRFRVTFMDDGSSDGTLGIVSRLADSGCSIDLATSMYTFQVSEEELGQQGIVVDLRLSGQSVSLPFMGMAGSRGCESKRDRS
- a CDS encoding response regulator transcription factor, with translation MENLNSTKTPIKVLLADDHQLFREGLKRILNMEEDIEVIGECGDGIQVLEFCNGTKPDIVLMDINMPIENGVEATQKLREMFPEVKVIILSIHDDESYVFETLRKGANGYLLKDMEAESLINAIRSVCEGHAFIHPKVTGKLINQLRRMTYLNETGVAADTVVKEAGVKFVAGDNNPLTRREAEVLRLMAEGKSNKMIGEYLFISEKTVKNHVSSILQKMEVDDRTQAVINSIKYGWVTL